The sequence CAGGACAAAAAAGTGAGATGTGCCCGTCCTTTCACCGCGAATACCAGCCCTTGGCAGAGAcctgaaaaatctgaaaattccGAGTTCGGGCGCCGAGGTCTCCCGAGCCGGTTCCTGAACTCTCcgggcctcagtctcccgatCGGGGCGCGGAGGGGACCGACCCGGGGGATCTCCAAGCGCCCTCCCCGCCCTGACGTTGTGGGGCTCCTACCGCGCCACCACAGCTGCTCCTACCTGGGGAGGTGCGCCCGAGCCCCGGGGGGCGGGCAGTCGGGGGGCGGGCAGGGAACCGGTGCCGCCCCATGCTTCCTGGCGCCTTTAAGGAGGAGAAGCCGGCGGAGGGAGGAGCCGGTCCCGGTGTGTGCAGGAGAGCTCCTCGCCAGCGGTCCGCAGGGCTGGAGACCCACGCCGTGGAGCGGACCAGCCTCAGGTAGCCCCGCCTGGGCCCGCGCCCAGACCTCGCTGCCCCCGCCTAGCCTCTCTGCCCGTAGCGCAGACCGCCGCCTTGGCCTAGCGGGTAGGGCATGGGCGGCCCCCGCCAGATCGCCCGGCGCCTGGACTGACTGACCTGGCTCTGGCCTTCGAGCCCGAAGCCTCTTCTGCGCGCACAACGTAGGCAGTAATCCTGAAACCAGCCGGCACCACAGACCAGCTGCAGCCACCCCAACCCAGGGATCACTTCCGGACCCGTCGACCGCCCGGCACCAGCGCGCACGGTACCCTTCAGCCGGCGACCAGAGTCCAGTCCCAGTCGCGAGGCCACCGCCGCTGCCCGCCTCGAGCTGCACCACGCGGGCTGAGCCGTCGGCGAGCGGGTCACTCTCGAGCTTCTGTCTGCACAGCGCCAGCCCCAGACGACGGACGCCGAGCCTCCAGCGCGCGCCAGCCTGGGCCGTCTCTCGGGGCCAGCCTGTGAGGATCCCCCGAGCTCTCCGCAGAGGGGCCAAGCGTCCTTTCCCGGGACCCTaggcccgcccccgccccccgacAGCTGCAGGGATCCAGAGCCCGGGAGTGCGGGACGGCCGCGCCATGACGGCCGAGAGCGGGCCTCCGCCGCCGCAGCCGGAGGTGCTGGCTGCCGTGAAGGAAGAGCGCGGCCAGACAGCGGCAGGGGCCGGGGTCCCAGGGGAGGCCGCGGGCCGCGGGGCGGGCGGGCGGCGCCGCAAGCGCCCCCTGCAGCGCGGGAAGCCGCCCTACAGCTACATCGCGCTCATAGCCATGGCCATCGCGCACGCGCCCGAGCGCCGCCTCACGCTGGGCGGCATCTACAAGTTCATCACCGAGCGCTTCCCCTTCTATCGCGACAACCCCAAAAAGTGGCAGAACAGCATCCGCCACAACCTCACGCTCAACGACTGCTTTCTCAAGATCCCGCGCGAGGCCGGTCGCCCGGGTAAGGGCAACTACTGGGCGCTCGACCCCAACGCGGAGGACATGTTCGAGAGCGGCAGCTTCCTGCGCCGCCGCAAGCGCTTCAAGCGCTCGGACCTCTCCACCTACCCGGCCTACATGCACGACGCGGCGGCCGCCGCagcagcagccgccgccgccgctgccgccgccatCTTCCCGGGCGCGGTGCCCGCCGCGCGCCCGCCCTACCCGGGCGCCGTCTATGCAGGCTACGCGCCGCCGTCGCTGGCCGCGCCGCCTCCAGTCTACTACCCCGCGGCGTCGCCCGGCCCTTGCCGCGTCTTCGGCCTGGTTCCTGAGCGGCCGCTCAGTCCAGAGCTGGGGCCCGCACCGTCAGGGTCCGGCGGCTCTTGCGCCTTCGCCTCCGCCGGCGCCCCTGCTACCGCCGCCGGCTACCAGCCCGCCGGCTGCACCGGAGCCCGGCCGGCCAACCCCTCGGCCTATGCGGCTGCCTACGCGGGCCCCGACGGCGCGTACCCGCAGGGCGCCGGCAGTACCATCTTTGCCGCTGCTGGCCGCCTGGCGGGACCCGCTTCGTCCCCCGCGGGCGGCAGCAGTGGCGGCGTGGAGACCGCGGTGGACTTCTACGGGCGCACGTCGCCCGGCCAGTTCGGAGCGCTGGCGCCGTGCTACAACCCTGGAGGGCAGCTCGGAGGGGCCAGTACAGGCGCCTACCATGCTCGCCATGCTGCCGCCTATGCCGGTGGCATAGATCGGTTCGTGTCTGCC is a genomic window of Chlorocebus sabaeus isolate Y175 chromosome 12, mChlSab1.0.hap1, whole genome shotgun sequence containing:
- the FOXE1 gene encoding forkhead box protein E1, translating into MTAESGPPPPQPEVLAAVKEERGQTAAGAGVPGEAAGRGAGGRRRKRPLQRGKPPYSYIALIAMAIAHAPERRLTLGGIYKFITERFPFYRDNPKKWQNSIRHNLTLNDCFLKIPREAGRPGKGNYWALDPNAEDMFESGSFLRRRKRFKRSDLSTYPAYMHDAAAAAAAAAAAAAAAIFPGAVPAARPPYPGAVYAGYAPPSLAAPPPVYYPAASPGPCRVFGLVPERPLSPELGPAPSGSGGSCAFASAGAPATAAGYQPAGCTGARPANPSAYAAAYAGPDGAYPQGAGSTIFAAAGRLAGPASSPAGGSSGGVETAVDFYGRTSPGQFGALAPCYNPGGQLGGASTGAYHARHAAAYAGGIDRFVSAM